Proteins encoded within one genomic window of Saccharomyces paradoxus chromosome V, complete sequence:
- the BUR6 gene encoding negative cofactor 2 transcription regulator complex subunit BUR6 (Subunit of a heterodimeric NC2 transcription regulator complex~similar to YER159C), with the protein MTDQVPVTTQLPPIKPEHEVSLDAGGSPVANMNTKSNNNTELGGVFDRIKTHFPPAKVKKIMQTDDDIGKVSQATPVIAGRSLEFFIALLVKKSGETARGQGTKRITAEILKKTILNDEKFDFLREGLCAEEGQTQAEEESA; encoded by the coding sequence ATGACGGATCAAGTACCAGTTACAACACAGCTACCACCAATAAAACCTGAGCATGAGGTATCACTTGATGCTGGAGGGAGTCCAGTAGCTAATATGAACACCAAGTCGAATAACAATACCGAGCTAGGTGGTGTATTCGACAGAATAAAAACACACTTTCCACCCGCcaaggtaaaaaaaataatgcaaACCGACGACGATATAGGAAAAGTTTCACAAGCCACGCCAGTAATAGCGGGCAGGTCACTAGAGTTTTTTATAGCGTtattggtgaaaaaaagCGGGGAAACTGCAAGAGGACAAGGAACCAAGAGAATAACCGCcgaaatattaaaaaaaacaatctTAAACGATGAAAAATTCGATTTCCTAAGGGAAGGTTTGTGTGCAGAGGAAGGTCAAACACAGGCAGAGGAAGAGAGTGCCTAA
- a CDS encoding uncharacterized protein (similar to YER158C), with product MIQQGSSSRRSLHGNDFHTLASSRRDSLNIPRAVGARSASTIDLFYIPDATVSRRHSTLVASRSENKAKGAPMRQYNKPNFASSSTSSLPSTKNRSSPYDNMNNHCATDHSVLPQYHCRPNSSRRHSLMTIPEKYSGSRYSLRSSPPTYSNPRVRKELTPFQLQRKQMKTAFQFPNGENFTPRNQIARFPPSSSALPNSPSTSSLPLTQAGGSSSIDNHSIATGTTNRSPKQTNVIGADQNAESESPKAIRSNSKKISRFFRKIWSSKSSKSTDTIEENNKTKQKRKNPERVVPEPITSLEQPVEITKQSFSIVNNQETALPLIRDSDIVQELNALGDGNKIPVLPPPRSPNRPTLSDKRTTKLYYRNQDSSSEDIAPEEKNTVFLKRLQDEWSTVYLNKLPLTASVPSSLSTTADAANSSFINSSTSSPVPSSSSSSSLVSRGPMQSISSSSPTPAPSSGSSKSKNTVKSLRFAEEIYVNDTWSAVDYCRCDNTFLNNFSKVKSQDIANPSTFVGNNLSSTKNISNIEIKLEVNEFKRKEMRVHQDSARYTHYYL from the coding sequence ATGATACAGCAGGGTTCTTCCTCGAGGAGGAGTTTACATGGTAATGATTTTCACACACTCGCTTCTTCAAGGAGAGattctttgaatattcCTAGGGCTGTGGGCGCTAGATCTGCGTCTACGATAGATCTGTTCTATATACCGGATGCCACCGTCTCAAGAAGGCACTCTACCCTCGTGGCTAGTAGATCAGAAAACAAAGCTAAAGGTGCGCCGATGCGCCAGTACAATAAACCTAACTTTGCTTCCTCGTCGACTTCGTCTTTGCCATCGACTAAAAACCGTTCCTCTCCCTACGATAACATGAACAACCATTGTGCCACAGATCACAGTGTGCTCCCACAATACCATTGTAGGCCAAACTCGTCCAGGCGTCACTCTTTAATGACCATTCCCGAAAAATATTCCGGTAGTCGCTATAGCCTCCGATCGTCCCCACCTACCTATTCAAACCCACGTGTTAGGAAGGAGCTTACTCCTTTCCAACTACAAAGGAAGCAAATGAAGACTGCTTTTCAATTTCCCAATGGTGAGAACTTCACGCCAAGAAACCAGATAGCAAGGTTTCCGccatcttcttcagctCTTCCTAACTCCCCCTCTACTTCATCGTTGCCTTTGACGCAGGCTGGAGGCTCATCTTCGATAGATAACCATTCCATCGCCACTGGCACGACTAATCGTTCTCCCAAGCAAACAAATGTTATTGGTGCCGATCAGAATGCTGAATCAGAGTCTCCAAAAGCAATTAGATCAAATTCCAAAAAGATTTCTCGTTTTTTCAGGAAAATTTGGTCTTCCAAGTCATCAAAGTCCACAGATACtatagaagaaaataacaaaacaaagcagaaaaggaaaaatccAGAGAGAGTTGTACCTGAACCAATAACGTCTCTCGAACAACCGGTTGAAATTACAAAACAGAGTTTTTCTATCGTTAACAATCAAGAAACAGCTTTACCTTTAATTAGGGACTCTGATATAGTTCAAGAATTGAATGCACTCGGAGACGGTAACAAAATACCGGTTCTCCCACCCCCTAGATCACCAAACAGACCTACCCTGTCTGATAAGCGAACTACAAAGTTATACTACCGTAACCAAGATTCGTCTAGTGAAGATATTGCTCcagaggaaaaaaacacCGTTTTCCTGAAGCGTTTGCAGGATGAATGGTCTACCGTATATTTAAATAAATTACCTTTGACCGCGTCTGTGCcatcttctctttctaCCACCGCGGACGCAGCCAATTCTTCCTTCATCAACTCTTCAACATCATCACCAGTACCCTCTTCGTCGTCCTCGTCGTCATTGGTTTCTCGTGGACCAATGCAATccatatcttcttcttcaccaacACCGGCACCTTCTTCAGGGTCatcaaaatccaaaaataCCGTCAAATCCTTGCGCTTTGCGGAAGAGATATATGTAAACGATACGTGGTCCGCTGTGGACTATTGCAGATGTGACAATAcctttttgaataatttctCTAAAGTAAAGAGCCAGGACATTGCTAATCCTTCTACTTTTGTCGGTAACAACCTCTCATCCACTAAAAACATATCAAATATTGAAATCAAATTGGAGGTGAATGagttcaaaagaaaggaaatgCGCGTTCACCAGGATAGCGCTAGGTATACACATTACTACTTATAA
- the MYG1 gene encoding Myg1p (similar to YER156C), with the protein MNNVKRVKLNSKMAKQICTHSGSFHADESLAVYMLRLLPEFKDAKLVRSRNPQDWDASDILVDVGAQYDGVKYFDHHQRGFFETFNEKYKTKLSSAGLIFKHYGRDIIKTILNNKPSNSDLDLLYDKVYKQFVEALDANDNGISKYTIPKDSDLEPNFRDNAISIPGIISGMNPNWNEDTSDGAFDKCFARASEFIGGVFVTLVKGYGESWLPAKALVAQAIDGRLNVDKSGKIIVLPQFCPWKEHLYELEREKNIEKKIEFVLFTDSSGAWRVSTVPINSTSFQFRRGLPEPLRGLRDEELSTKSGVPGCIFIHAAGFIGGAKTKEAVYELAKMSLA; encoded by the coding sequence ATGAATAACGTGAAAAGAGTAAAGCTAAATTCCAAGATGGCCAAGCAAATATGCACACATTCCGGATCATTTCACGCAGACGAGTCGTTGGCGGTATACATGCTAAGGCTGCTACCCGAATTTAAAGATGCTAAATTGGTTAGATCAAGAAACCCTCAGGACTGGGATGCTAGTGACATTCTAGTAGATGTCGGTGCTCAATATGATGGCgtaaaatattttgacCATCACCAACGTGGATTTTTCGAGACTTTCAATGAGAAATACAAGACTAAACTCTCAAGTGCTGGTCTGATCTTTAAACACTACGGTCGCGACATTATCAAAACGATTTTGAACAACAAACCTAGCAACTCTGATTTGGATCTACTGTATGACAAGGTATACAAACAATTTGTCGAGGCACTGGATGCAAACGACAACGGTATCAGCAAGTACACGATTCCTAAGGATTCAGACTTGGAACCCAATTTTAGGGATAACGCCATCAGCATTCCCGGGATCATTTCAGGTATGAATCCTAACTGGAACGAGGACACCTCCGACGGCGCTTTCGACAAATGCTTTGCTCGTGCAAGCGAGTTTATCGGTGGAGTCTTTGTCACATTGGTAAAAGGCTACGGTGAATCGTGGTTGCCAGCCAAGGCCCTTGTAGCGCAAGCAATTGATGGAAGATTGAATGTTGATAAGAGCGGCAAGATTATTGTCCTTCCCCAGTTCTGTCCATGGAAGGAGCATCTATACGAGCTAGAAAGAGAGAAGAAcatcgaaaagaaaatcgaGTTTGTTCTCTTCACCGACTCTTCAGGTGCCTGGAGGGTGTCTACTGTGCCCATCAACTCCACCTCCTTCCAGTTTAGAAGAGGTTTGCCGGAGCCACTAAGAGGTCTTAGAGACGAGGAGTTGAGCACCAAGAGCGGTGTGCCAGGATGTATCTTCATCCATGCGGCAGGTTTTATCGGTGGTGCCAAGACCAAAGAGGCCGTATACGAACTGGCTAAAATGTCTTTGGCCTAG
- the COG3 gene encoding Golgi transport complex subunit COG3 (Essential component of the conserved oligomeric Golgi complex~similar to YER157W) codes for MARSRKNSLVRNIASHPTISEAQTVVGLLDDSYLFDKLKKLSTAVENSDSLQSTDISEGRSEIHEPEATSSMDAKKTHKYSYYTTYLDQLNIKIDEYKVVLDQTRQVNDQLDSSIEKFRKISRDTGAFIEETRAIYEKQSKLSNLTETIPRTLHYFEVLDPIMRRLNHASSPAIVKKGSFTTMLATIDESLQFLDENSELKDAAAYRIKFKQCLIRACELISHFLNNLLKQTNREILDKTKNKNLSTGLPSSTRDAFLYSKFYTIADSFKIQVSEIVKRSNDKAYNKYHDELNSILYECFNHYFQTRLRLLTPVIWSHIDEIIVKDKDQGLVKFIQDGKAYFQQLCADEYKLFVEFFPEKECRFKINQWFLQLCEPLYDSIRVRVLKETDICTLCDSVTLFAPYYEFEEGSEEYLKQFTDIQYDKLFEPIVQKVQARLILRVQIYVQQNILSYRPTRDVFMISNRRGKSKTSSDGDNESAASSNDSPDRLLESYLSSFKNRNMLSISSNDIDDKYINSEESAAKISQLQTYYPPLLKTLALLSKIYEMINSVVFDDLAHHIVHDCIVSLRNAYDMVIKSSAGKTDFNNLDISLAYLKNLLMLRDSIQNFNIQYTVNETYLDFSGVEGFFKSLKENGRNVLKKTKSSSMLTLARELVPKVVNNMVDARTELISELRNVIKDFTENTSLELIDDTLDIKSNEDLLSKNVKLRENIKARLPRIYEQILNYIDDQDIVTNLLDAVQELITQSYSKYYETITELAENGKLAKNQVADVMYLDVFTDFFAKEVTDLLRNGGMDAETK; via the coding sequence ATGGCCAGAAGTAGAAAGAATTCGTTGGTCCGGAACATTGCTTCTCACCCGACTATATCAGAAGCTCAGACCGTCGTAGGTTTGCTAGACGATTCGTACCTTTTTGATAAGCTGAAGAAGCTGTCTACGGCTGTAGAGAATTCTGATAGCTTGCAAAGTACTGATATTTCGGAAGGCCGTTCAGAGATTCATGAGCCCGAAGCAACATCTTCTATGGATGCGAAGAAGACACACAAGTACTCGTATTATACTACCTACTTGGACCAGTTAAACATTAAGATAGACGAATATAAAGTTGTTCTGGACCAAACACGCCAGGTAAACGATCAATTGGACAGTTCCATCGAAAAATTTCGGAAAATCTCCCGGGATACCGGGGctttcattgaagaaacCAGGGCGATCTATGAAAAGCAGTCTAAACTAAGCAATCTGACCGAGACAATCCCCAGAACTCTCCATTATTTTGAAGTGCTGGACCCTATAATGCGCCGATTAAACCATGCCAGTTCTCCTGCCATTGTTAAGAAGGGCTCTTTCACGACGATGTTGGCAACTATCGACGAgtctcttcaatttttggatGAGAATAGTGAGCTCAAAGATGCAGCAGCTTACAGAATCAAGTTCAAACAATGTTTAATCAGAGCCTGTGAATTGATATCCCACTTTTTAAATAATCTGTTGAAGCAAACAAATAGAGAAATTTTGGATAAAactaaaaacaaaaacttgTCAACTGGATTGCCATCGAGTACAAGAGACGCCTTCTTGTATAGTAAATTCTACACCATAGCTGatagtttcaaaattcaGGTGTCGGAGATTGTTAAAAGAAGCAATGATAAGGCTTATAATAAGTATCACGATGAACTGAATTCCATTCTTTACGAGTGTTTCAATCACTATTTCCAAACGCGTTTGAGACTGTTAACTCCGGTTATTTGGTCACATATTGATGAGATTATTGTTAAAGATAAAGACCAAGGCTTAGTTAAATTCATTCAAGACGGCAAAGCTTATTTTCAGCAGTTATGCGCGGATGAATACAAGCTTTTCGTTGAATTTTTCCCTGAAAAGGAATGTCGTTTCAAGATCAACCAATGGTTCTTACAATTATGTGAACCGCTTTACGATTCCATAAGGGTTAGGGTCTTAAAAGAGACAGATATTTGTACTTTGTGTGACTCAGTAACTTTGTTTGCCCCATACtatgaatttgaagaaggttCAGAAGAATACTTGAAGCAATTTACCGACATTCAATACGATAAACTGTTCGAACCGATTGTCCAAAAAGTGCAAGCTAGATTGATCTTAAGAGTCCAAATATATGTCCAACAGAATATATTAAGCTATAGGCCTACAAGGGATGTCTTCATGATTTCAAATAGAAGGGGAAAATCGAAGACCAGTTCAGATGGGGACAATGAAAGTGCTGCTAGTAGTAATGACAGTCCAGATCGCTTGTTAGAATCCTATTTATcctctttcaaaaatagaaacaTGTTGTCTATTTCCTCTAATGATATAGACGATAAGTATATCAATTCGGAAGAATCTGCTGCCAAAATTTCACAGTTGCAAACATATTATCCGCCCTTGTTGAAGACTCTGGCTTTATTATCCAAAATTTATGAAATGATCAATTCTGTGGTATTTGATGATTTGGCTCACCATATTGTCCACGACTGCATTGTATCCTTAAGGAACGCTTATGACATGGTAATTAAATCATCAGCGGGAAAAACTGATTTTAACAACTTAGATATTTCATTGGCgtacttgaaaaatttattgatgttACGTGATTCCATACAGAACTTTAATATTCAATATACAGTTAATGAAACTTATCTAGATTTTTCTGGCGTTGAGGGGTTCTTTAAATCacttaaagaaaatggtaGAAATgtcttgaagaaaacaaagtcATCTTCGATGCTGACCCTGGCAAGAGAGCTGGTTCCAAAAGTTGTGAACAATATGGTAGACGCACGTACAGAACTAATATCTGAATTGAGAAATGTCATTAAGGATTTTACTGAAAACACTTCTTTGGAGCTTATTGATGACACTTTAGATATCAAGAGTAATGAAGATCTATTGAGCAAAAACGTAAAACTaagagaaaatataaagGCCAGATTACCAAGAATATATGAGCAGATATTAAATTATATTGACGACCAAGATATTGTTACTAATCTATTAGACGCTGTGCAAGAGTTAATTACACAATCTTATTCCAAATATTATGAAACTATAACCGAATTGGCAGAAAATGGAAAGTTGGCCAAGAACCAAGTCGCCGACGTTATGTATTTGGACGTCTTCACAGATTTTTTTGCCAAAGAAGTAACAGATCTTTTAAGAAACGGTGGTATGGATGCTGAAACAAAATAA